One window from the genome of Yamadazyma tenuis chromosome 7, complete sequence encodes:
- a CDS encoding uncharacterized protein (EggNog:ENOG503P193; COG:M): protein MDYQALLSKGLTSVKKSLDAEQEALANLSHQYKTDEFSQIQLMKSLDVLFAVNMKGGKVVMCGVGKSFKIASKLCATLNSLSIQSVTLHPTEALHGDLGILNNRDTIIMLTASGNTPELLDLLTHIPEAIPIVLLTCNKDSKLATHPKTKSLLYTELAPHLREETIHGVPAPTVSATVALALADSVILALSELIEQSESARKKLFSIKHPGGSIGANLSHLNENVNLSNPRRKISNSSYSSFLSLEQARSIINNSSDPSSSVSSDDDDINESQFDSTLTLEIKAAKDSNVQRLNSAQLQGLSELEFVKHLLTAEYFVTSNKGKDYGVDVATLKKSYLKHSSTGRKWEEFSSGLESEFKPLCL from the coding sequence ATGGACTATCAGGCCCTCCTTTCTAAGGGTTTAACCAGTGTGAAAAAGAGCCTTGACGCTGAACAGGAAGCATTGGCTAATTTAAGCCATCAATATAAAACGGATGAATTTTCACAAATCCAACTCATGAAGTCTCTAGATGTGCTTTTCGCCGTCAACATGAAGGGAGGTAAAGTGGTGATGTGTGGAGTGGgcaaaagcttcaaaatCGCCTCCAAGTTATGTGCTACGTTGAATTCTCTATCTATCCAATCGGTCACGTTACACCCGACCGAGGCTCTTCATGGCGACTTGGGTATTTTGAATAACAGGGACACCATAATCATGCTTACAGCAAGCGGAAATACCCCCgagcttcttgatcttcttacCCATATCCCCGAAGCAATCCCTATCGTTTTGTTGACATGTAATAAAGATTCAAAATTGGCTACTCACCCAAAGACCAAGTCTTTATTGTACACAGAATTGGCTCCACATTTGAGAGAAGAAACTATTCACGGAGTTCCAGCTCCAACCGTTTCGGCGACCGTGGCGTTAGCATTGGCAGACTCTGTGATTCTTGCATTATCCGAGCTTATCGAACAAAGCGAGTCAGCCAGAAAGAAGTTATTCTCTATAAAGCACCCAGGCGGGTCCATTGGGGCCAATTTGAGCCACTTGAACGAGAATGTTAACTTGCTGAAtcccagaagaaagatcctgaattcaagttattcttctttcttgagCCTCGAACAGGCCAGAAGTATAATCAACAATTCTTCTGATCCTTCGTCTTCGGTTTCTTCGGACGATGATGACATCAACGAGAGCCAGTTCGACAGTACATTGACACTAGAAATAAAGGCAGCAAAAGATTCTAATGTTCAGAGACTCAATAGTGCACAACTCCAAGGTCTTTCagagttggagtttgttAAACATTTGTTGACAGCAGAGTATTTTGTGACCTCAAATAAGGGAAAAGACTACGGAGTGGACGTTGctactttgaaaaagtctTATTTAAAACACAGCAGTACCGGGAGAAAGTGGGAAGAGTTCAGTTCTGGATTGGAGCTGGAGTTCAAACCCCTTTGTCTATGA
- the HSV2 gene encoding Phosphatidylinositol 3,5-bisphosphate-binding protein (EggNog:ENOG503NUJF; COG:U): MNTHSPLTSVNNDFRILSVNFNQDQGCFAYSHEQGFLVYNTNPIDLRVKRTFFPTQTHPGTGIGHVTMLHRTNYLALVGGGKNPRLPNNKLIIWDDLKRKSSLSLEFMSPILNVLLSRIRIVVVLKNQVLVYGFSSTPKKFASYETISNDYGLADLSVNLSSSSTSMSSSSTNLSSSVSSIGSTSSKSPSSTRYQTLAFPGRQVGQLQIVDVSPSGQEKNLISIIKAHKSSIRCLALSRSGSMVASASELGTIIRIHSTQNTAQLYEFRRGLDRAVISSMKFSPDDTKLAVLSDKNTLHVFNLLQNTVVSDSQSEHSSQNSVTTDHNSPVNRKHIFNKLPVPLPFNKYFKSVWSFCSVNTSKYHQEYDSEYANDEGSIGWSGNDSIVIIWKLKRTWEKYIIAENTGAKATDHQWELVRASWKELDNPND; encoded by the coding sequence ATGAATACTCATTCTCCGCTAACCAGTGTAAATAATGACTTTCGGATACTAAGCGTTAACTTCAACCAGGACCAAGGTTGCTTTGCATACAGTCACGAACAAGGGTTCCTTGTGTATAACACAAACCCTATCGACCTTCGGGTCAAACGAACCTTCTTCCCCACTCAAACCCATCCGGGAACTGGCATTGGCCATGTCACCATGCTTCACAGAACCAATTATTTGGCATTAGTAGGGGGAGGTAAAAACCCCAGACTACCTAACAATAAATTGATTATATGGGACGATTTAAAGCGGAAAAGCAGTCTTCTGCTTGAGTTTATGAGTCCCATTTTGAATGTGTTGTTGTCGAGAATACGGATTGttgtggtgttgaaaaaccaaGTACTTGTATACGGCTTCTCCTCAACCCCTAAAAAATTTGCATCCTATGAAACCATTTCCAATGATTATGGGCTTGCTGACTTATCGGTGAACTTGTCAAGTAGCTCCACGTCAATGTCATCatcctccaccaacttgtcgtCGTCGGTATCATCAATTGGGTCTACTagttcaaaatcaccttcttcCACCCGGTACCAAACTCTAGCATTTCCAGGTAGACAGGTGGGACAATTGCAGATTGTGGACGTGTCCCCCAGCGGCCAGGAGAAAAACCTCATCAGCATCATTAAAGCACATAAATCAAGCATCAGGTGTTTAGCATTGAGTCGGTCGGGTTCCATGGTGGCATCGGCTTCAGAGCTAGGGACTATCATCCGGATTCATTCCACCCAAAATACTGCACAATTATACGAATTTCGAAGAGGTTTGGACAGAGCCGTCATCAGCTCCATGAAGTTTTCGCCTGATGACACCAAGTTGGCGGTCTTGTCCGATAAGAACACACTCCATGTGTTTAATCTTTTACAAAACACTGTCGTTTCTGATTCTCAGAGTGAGCATTCAAGTCAGAACTCTGTCACTACTGACCATAACTCACCAGTAAACAGAAAacacatcttcaacaagttgcCGGTGCCTTTGCCCTTCAAcaaatacttcaagtcGGTGTGGTCGTTCTGTTCGGTCAACACCAGTAAGTATCACCAGGAATACGATTCTGAATATGCCAATGATGAAGGATCTATTGGGTGGTCAGGAAATGATAGCATTGTAATAATTTGGAAATTGAAACGGACATGGGAAAAGTATATCATTGCCGAAAATACCGGGGCCAAGGCCACCGACCATCAGTGGGAATTGGTTAGAGCCAGCTGGAAAGAGCTTGATAATCCAAATGACTAG
- a CDS encoding uncharacterized protein (EggNog:ENOG503P42B) translates to MSSKFNQVAAEKLINNLYHKTLQQAKLKVPHVTNFLYRNPPSSGSSLDDLVANQWKLKQLEQAPLDLPDLQITKIKSNILIWNNPNSLLVNTDFYNAYPVQRDAQYQLPPDAKGIDFWAVKARNPITLSFYNQYVLVFPSHDLAAAYWMETRNKTLNGLPMNLKFVEPSKRLLSHITSPLFGKASTSNSGIPEPKAAVEEVFAKSPEKMQLITSILQNPSNNFANISQLIDFNSRLNMVLVRNLPIGLSKHALPRLLWNYEFPSDIPLDNCFIEVVRDGFSSVNRTLIKFANHENARRFVRSYNGTKWQGRIQDKRKVIQSHEPILCEILY, encoded by the coding sequence ATGTCTTCTAAGTTCAATCAAGTAGCAGCAGAGaagctcatcaacaatcttTACCACAAGACGTTGCAGCAAGCCAAGCTCAAGGTTCCACATGTGACAAACTTTCTTTATCGAAATCCGCCCCTGTCAGGCTCCTCTCTTGACGACCTTGTGGCCAATCAATGGAAACTCAAACAGTTGGAACAAGCACCACTAGACTTACCCGACCttcaaatcaccaaaatcaagtccaacatCCTCATCTGGAACAATCCGAACTCTTTGCTTGTGAATACAGACTTTTACAATGCCTACCCGGTCCAAAGAGATGCTCAATACCAACTCCCTCCAGATGCTAAAGGCATTGATTTCTGGGCAGTTAAGGCCAGAAACCCCATCACCTTATCGTTTTACAATCAGTACGTATTGGTGTTCCCCAGCCATGACCTTGCAGCTGCCTACTGGATGGAGACCCGCAATAAGACCCTAAATGGACTTCCCATGAACTTAAAATTTGTAGAGCCTTCTAAACGGCTCTTGTCCCATATAACATCTCCACTCTTTGGCAAAGCCAGCACCTCAAATTCTGGCATTCCTGAACCCAAAGCGGCGGTCGAAGAAGTGTTTGCCAAATCACCAGAGAAAATGCAACTAATAACGCTGATTTTGCAGAACCCATCTAACAACTTTGCTAATATTTCGCAGCttattgatttcaacagCCGCTTGAATATGGTCCTTGTTAGGAACTTACCAATTGGACTTTCAAAACACGCACTTCCTAGACTTCTTTGGAACTATGAGTTTCCTTCAGATATACCGCTTGACAATTGCTTTATAGAAGTGGTCAGAGACGGGTTCTCGCTGGTCAACCGTACGCTCATCAAGTTTGCCAATCACGAAAATGCTAGGCGATTCGTCAGATCTTACAACGGTACCAAATGGCAGGGCCGTATTCAAGATAAGCGTAAAGTAATACAGCTGCACGAACCGATCCTTTGTGAGATACTCTATTAG
- the PUF3 gene encoding mRNA binding protein puf3 (EggNog:ENOG503NVGT; COG:J), which yields MSDTIWSNSNKGSISSGGATTSHQYQSVLDKIEPEVAKMLSYNDPMGTVGSDLVSNHLSLNDGSDIDASSGNIFGLRTGALSAITAPVGGGYGQTSPSPNAQRLGLGTASISGGIANRHPPQDSFLQKFSGVADATKDLEFTNGFSRLEFERPHSRRTSFNHTQQPLDINYSSPTGSINESLNLPAKSRHQSISDKIDHYNNTSPIQAGASLTQELKDERIAPPPGNNIWNPAAATPFNPGGAPDMYQFQQYNRIQNPISPPPGFMMASPPIAFMDPRMYNMVYQMDSNTSNSFNSTNDSDEGADTSKANNHDQSTASKGRKDYDHTPGIGMPRHMPAGGFMFTPFTPYSVYQASPPGFQPSPPGFQPSPPLMPAHPEVAEESTSQKPEPAARNPTPPANGNRKRNAKVSNSKQSPHIYRSPLLEEVRSNAKGKEYFLKDIYGHAVEFTKDQHGSRFIQQKLPHSSEEEKEVIFNEIRVISYELMTDVFGNYVIQKYFEHGSMTQKKILLESMLGHIYELSLQMYGCRVVQRALEALELDGQIKIITELKNHILICAKDQNGNHVIQKSIERIPFENVRFILEALESQVYHLSTHPYGCRVIQRLLEHSDVADQDKILAELNRFIFYLIQDQYGNYVMQHILERGNMVDREAILKVVLGSVVNFSKHKFASNVIEKCIKFGTFEQRKKILHEVLLGNEDLSIEDVEDDSPLALMMKDQYANYVIQKLVEGFSSKSQEKRLLVLKLRQYLKQISSKNNYGKHLASVEKMIIVAETALVEAENV from the coding sequence ATGTCCGACACTATTTGGTCCAACAGCAACAAAGGTCTGATACTGCTGGGTGGGGCCACCACGTCCCACCAGTATCAGTCCGTTCTCGATAAAATCGAACCAGAGGTCGCCAAGATGCTTTCCTACAATGATCCAATGGGTACGGTGGGGAGTGACTTGGTCTCTAACCATTTATCGTTAAATGATGGATCCGACATCGATGCCAGTTCTGGTAACATCTTTGGCTTGCGTACTGGCGCTCTTTCCGCCATCACTGCACCTGTGGGCGGTGGATATGGGCAGACGTCGCCTTCTCCCAATGCCCAGCGGTTGGGTTTAGGTACGGCGTCCATCTCCGGCGGCATAGCCAACCGCCACCCTCCTCAAGACTCGTTTCTTCAGAAGTTCTCGGGGGTTGCAGATGCTACCAAGGACCTCGAGTTCACCAATGGCTTCTCCCGTCTCGAGTTTGAACGGCCCCATTCTCGTCGAACTAGCTTTAACCACACGCAGCAGCCTTTAGATATAAACTATTCGAGTCCAACAGGATCGATAAATGAAAGCTTGAATCTTCCTGCCAAGTCTCGGCACCAGTCAATCTCAGATAAAATCGATCACTACAACAACACCTCACCTATCCAGGCTGGTGCCAGCTTGACCCAGGAGTTGAAGGATGAGAGAATTGCTCCTCCTCCAGGCAATAACATTTGGAACCCAGCGGCCGCTACTCCATTTAATCCAGGTGGTGCTCCCGACATGTATCAGTTCCAACAGTACAATCGTATCCAGAATCCCATATCTCCACCTCCTGGCTTTATGATGGCATCCCCTCCCATTGCGTTCATGGACCCTCGAATGTACAATATGGTGTACCAAATGGATCTGAATACCAGCAACAGCTTCAATAGCACCAACGATAGCGACGAAGGTGCTGATACGTCCAAGGCCAACAATCATGACCAACTGACGGCTTCCAAGGGTAGAAAGGACTATGACCATACTCCAGGTATTGGAATGCCACGTCATATGCCTGCTGGGGGATTTATGTTCACCCCGTTCACTCCTTATTCGGTGTACCAGGCGTCTCCTCCGGGGTTCCAGCCATCTCCTCCGGGGTTCCAGCCATCTCCTCCGCTTATGCCTGCTCACCCTGAAGTTGCTGAAGAATCCACGAGCCAAAAGCCTGAGCCGGCTGCGAGAAATCCAACCCCACCAGCAAACGGAAATAGGAAAAGAAATGCCAAGGTTTCTAATAGCAAGCAGTCGCCTCATATTTATCGGTCTCCcttacttgaagaagtacgTTCCAACGCAAAGGGTAAAGAGtactttttgaaagacatTTATGGGCATGCAGTGGAATTTACTAAGGATCAACACGGTTCGAGGTTTATACAACAAAAGTTGCCTCATTCTtcggaagaagaaaaggaagtGATCTTCAACGAAATTAGAGTGATCTCCTACGAGTTAATGACAGATGTGTTTGGAAACTACGTGATTCAAAAGTATTTCGAACATGGTTCAATGACTCAAAAGAAAATCTTATTGGAGAGCATGTTAGGACATATCTACGAGTTGTCTTTGCAAATGTATGGATGCAGAGTTGTTCAAAGGGCTCTCGAGGCCCTTGAATTGGATGGTCAAATCAAGATCATCActgagttgaagaaccatATATTGATTTGTGCGAAGGACCAAAATGGTAATCATGTCATCCAAAAGTCGATTGAAAGAATTCCTTTCGAAAACGTCAGGTTTATTCTTGAAGCCTTGGAAAGTCAGGTTTATCACTTGTCTACTCACCCTTATGGGTGTAGAGTGATTCAACGATTGCTAGAACATTCGGATGTGGCAGATCaagacaagatcttggctGAATTGAATCGGTTTATCTTTTATTTGATCCAAGACCAATACGGTAATTATGTGATGCAACACATCTTGGAAAGAGGTAACATGGTAGACAGAGAAGCTATCTTAAAGGTCGTGCTTGGATCGGTGGTGAATTTTTCCAAACACAAGTTCGCCTCTAATGTGATTGAAAAGTGTATCAAGTTTGGTACGTTTGAGCAAAGGAAAAAGATTCTTCATGAGGTCTTGTTGGGCAACGAAGACCTTTCtattgaagatgtggaaGATGACTCGCCATTGGCACTCATGATGAAGGACCAGTATGCCAATTATGTcattcaaaaacttgtggAAGGATTTAGTAGTAAGAGTCAGGAAAAGAGgcttttggtgttgaagttaCGCCAGTACTTGAAGCAAATTTCCTCTAAAAACAATTATGGAAAGCATCTTGCCTCTGTTGAAAAGATGATAATTGTTGCTGAGACCGCCTTAgttgaagctgaaaatGTATGA